The region AATTCCAAGATACTGTACTAATTGTTTGATCTTTGTTAAATATAAATAAGCTTCTTCGGAGGTTCTAATATCCGGTTCACTTACAATTTCGATCAATGGAACTCCAGACCTGTTTACATCTATTAATGTTGAAGAACTGAGATCGTGAATTGATTTTCCAGCATCTTCCTCAAGATGAATCCGGGTAATTCCGATTTTTTTTAACTCAGAATCTTTTGGATGTATTTCAACAAACCCATTTTCACAAATCGGCTCTTCATATTGTGAGATTTGATATCCTTTAGGAAGATCAGGATAAAAATAATTTTTGCGTGCAAAAACTGAATGGCTATTAATTGTACATTTTGCTGCAAGCCCCATTAAAACAGTAAACTCAACTGCTTTTTTATTTAGCACTGGCAGCACACCGGGATGACCAAGACAAACCGGACAAGTATTACTGTTTGGTTCATCACCAAATTTTGCAGAGCAGCCGCAGAATATTTTTGTATCAGTTAGAAGTTGTGCGTGAACTTCCAACCCGATAACTGCTTCGTATATTGGATTCATAATTTAATTGTAGCTTGTATTAACAAATATAAATATGTTGTTATTTATATAGAAAGATTAAAAACCTTCATTTTTTTAAGTTAAATATTTACTGATTAGTTTAAAGTGTTTAAGATAGGTTAAAATCATGTGCTGGATAAATGATTATGGGGTATAAACTAAAATTTCTATAAGTACATTAAAATGTGTTGCAATTTAGATTTTAATAAAATAGTTTAAGCTCAAAGACAAGATTAATTAATTCTGAAAGTTGTAAATGTATAGATTACTGCTACTACTGTTTCAGATTTTATATTTGTTTCTATTCACCAATTGCCGTGAAGAAATTTTGACTCCGGGAAATGATGCCGGCAATGTCAATGATCCAATTCAGGATAATAAAACCAACTATTACAGTTTAATAATCTTTGCAGAAGATTTAACCACTGATATTACTGCAATTACAAACTTTAATCTTAATACTACAAAAACCCTGCTCACTATTACAGATTTTGAAGGCGGATCGGTTTTATTTACAATCAGAGATAAAAAAGGTATTTCACTATATAGGTTCTCTGCTGAATCTGAAGTAAAAAATGAATTAAGGAAGATGACCAATGGTATTCCGGACAAGGTTGAACTAAATTTCCAAAATTTTTCAGGTAAATTGAAATTTTCGCTTTCATATTTTAATGAATGATCTTTGCTGACTTTTGATAAAATATTTTAAAAATTATTTAATGAGCATACTATCCTTTCCCTAAAAAACAGATTATCTCAGAATCTATTTATTTTGATTCCCAAACAAACACCAATACTAAAATGGATTCAGGTTTACTATTGGACGGTTCAAAATGACAATAACAACGATTTTAAACAGATCGTTTTTAATTATATACTGAATGCAGAGATGTTGTCAACAGTTTTCTGTTTTAATAAATTTATTTATACAAAAAGGGGTTTCTTTATTTATATTTGCTTGTGTTATAAATAGATTCTTAACTATGAAAAAAATGATTATCATCCTATTTCTTCTTGGAAGTCTGGAATTTGCCTTTGGACAGATAGCCTCTGATTATTTTCCGGAGCAAACTGGTTATAAATGGAATTATGAATTAATTCCGCTTGATTCTTTAAACAACCGGGTTGATTCTTTAAAATTTTATGGTATAGATTCTTTTTATGTTGAAGCACCTTTTAATGGAAGAGATTCAAAAATTGTTCTTACTAAAACCGGGGCATTGAATACAATAAACATCCAGCCTTTTATAGATTCACTTTTTTACAGTTTTAGCGGCTCAAATGGATTTGAATATTTTGACCCGAATTTATTATCAGGACTGCTCGGTAATCTGGATTCAACATTAGGAGTAAACTTCCTAAGTTTCTTTAATTCCTTAAAAGGCTGGTATTCATATTACAGATTTGCAAGCACAGTAAATCAGGAGTATGTAATTTTCAGCAAGGACACAATCATAGCTGTTAATTCAGTTAATTACCCGATCAGGTTTCAATTAATTGGTAAAAGATTAAGTGATGAAATAATAAGCACTGATATAGGGAGTTTTACTTGTAAAAAGTTTTTACTTGAGAGACGACTCAGTTATACACAGCTTATTCCGATCATAATTAAATTATTTGGAGTGGAAGAAACTATCTGGCTGGCACCTTCAAACTGGAAAGTTAAAAGCTATATTCCCTCAACTCATTTAAATTTGTCTTGGATTAATGGTCCTGTTTTTACAATACCTGGGCTGGAAACAAACATCAAAGATCAAATAACTAATGTTGATGATAAGTCTGTTAAGCCATTGATGTTTGAGTTATATCAGAATTATCCAAATCCATTTAACCCGTTAACTAAAATAAAGTATTCATTGCTGAACTCTGAGTTTGTTTTGTTAAAGGTATTTGATATTCTTGGTAATGAAATCAAAATATTAGTAAGTGAAATAAAACCTGCAGGCATACACGAAGTTGTGTTTGAGGCTGAAAATAATTTAGCATCAGGAACATATTTTTACGAGTTAAAGGTTGGCGGTCAGGTTAATTCCAGAAAGATGATTTTAATCAAATAATACTATAATATATTTGTGAAATAATTTAAAATATTTAATTCCACGTTAGAGGGGTGATTATGAAAAATCTAATTTTTAATACAGATAATTCAATTATTGAAATTCCAACCAGGGATCAAATTGATGAAAGATATAAGTGGAATCTTTCAGACATTTATACAACTGATGTTCAATGGGAAAATGATTTTAATTGGGTTAGTGATAATATTGTTAAATATAAAACTTTTGAAGGACGTCTTAATAATTCGTCTGATCTTTTAGCCTGCTTAAAATTTGATGAAGAAGTTGGTATTAAACTGGAGCGTTTAAATCTGTATGCTATGCTCTCAAAAGATAGTAATATGCGTGATACAAGATATCAGAGAATGGATGGAAGATACAAAAGTCTTTATGCACAGATACTTACTGCAAGTTCGTTTATAAAACCGGAAATATTAAGGATTGATGAAAATAAAATTACTGAGATGTTAAATAGTAATGCTGAGCTGAGGGTTTATAAACATTGGTTTGATGATTTGTTAAGATTCAGAAAGCATACCTTAGATAAAGAGCAGGAAGAACTTCTTGCTATGGCTGATGAAATTACACAAATACCTTATAATACATATTCGTTATTTACTAATGCTGATTTGGAATTTCCAAAAGTAATTGATGAAGATGGAAATTCAGTTGAGATTTCTCATTCGCGTTATTATGCTGCTTTGTATTCAAAGGACAGAACATATCGTGAAGATGCATTCAAGGCATATCTATCTGTTTACCGGAAAAATGCAAACTCTTTAAGTGCCTTATTTAATGGAAATATTAAAACTAATATTTTTTATGCAAGAACAAGAAAATATAAATCAGCAAGAGAAGCTGCATTATTTAGAAACAATATTCCTTTATCGGTTTATGATAATCTGATAAAATCTTTAAGCGATAATATGGAACCTATGTATCGCTGGGCTTTACTTAAGAAAAAATTATTAAAGATCGATGAGCTTCATCCTTTTGATGTTTATGTAACTGTATTTGATCCCAAGCTGGAAAAGAAATATCCATACGACCAAGCTGTAAAACTTGTTCTGGATTCCTTAAAAATAATGGGTGATGATTACTTAGGATCTTTGAACAAGGCATTTGAGAACCGCTGGATTGATGTTTATGAAACCAAAGCAAAAAGAAGCGGGGCATATTCATCTGGAACAACTTTTGGGGTGCATCCTTATGTACTTTTAAACTGGACTGATCTGTTAAATGACGTATTTACTCTTGCTCACGAAATGGGGCATAATATGCACTCCTATTATACAGGCTTAACACAACCATATATTTACGCTAACTATTCCATTTTTCTTGCAGAGGTTGCATCTACATTTAATGAAAATCTGCTGCTCGATCATCTGATAAAGATTTCTGAAACATCAGATGAGAAATTATTCTTACTTGAAAAATATCTTAATAACATAACAACAACTGTTTACAGACAAGTTATGTTTGCGGAGTTTGAAATGCTGACTCATTCCAAAGTAGAGAATGGAGAAGTTCTTACTCCGGATATACTTTGTAAACTTTACAAAGATGTTTATCAGAAGTACTGGGGTGATAAAATGATTGTTGATGAAGAAGAATCTTATACCTGGGCAAGAGTACCACACTTTTATTATAATTTTTATGTCTATCAGTATGCAACAGGATTTGCAGCTTCAGAAGCTTTAGCAGCAAAAGTAAAATCTGAAGGAAAACCTGCAGTTAATAAGTATCTGGATTTTCTGAAAGCAGGCAGTTCAGATTATCCGATAAATATCTTAAAAAATGCTGGCGTTGACATGAATTCGCCGGAACCGATTTTAACGGTAACAAAAAAAATGAATCAGATAATTGATGAAGTTGAAAAATTAATTTAAACTAATTTGAGAAAGCAATGAAGGTATATTCAAAAACAGAACTAAACTCTTATAGTCAATCACTTACTTATGACGATATAAGCCTTATTCCTACACAGATTTCAAGAATAAAATCCAGAACAGAAGCCTCTACTAATTGTAATTTTTTAGGACTTAAACTAACTGTACCGGTAATTTCCAGTCCGATGGATTCTGTAACAGGAATTGAAATGGCAAAAGAACTGACAAAGCTGGGAAGTCTTGGCATTATAAACAGATTTGATTCTTCTTTGGATGCAGTGTTGAACGCAAAGAATGGAAAGGGTATAAAAGCTGTTTCAATCGCACTGAATACAGATTTAAAAACAATAGAAAAAATTGCCGAAAAGAAATATTTAATTTGTATTGATACAGCAAATGCCAATAATAAAGAGGTGCTTAAGAAAACTGAAGCGATAAAAAAGAAATTTGATGTAAAAGTTATAGTAGGAAATATAGCTCACGGTGATAGTTTACATCAGTTAGAAAATGCCGGAGCTGATGCTGTTAGAGTTGGAATAGGCAGTGGAAGTGTCTGTACAACTTCAATCCAAACAGGTATTGGGATTGGACAGGTTTCATCGCTTCTGAATATCTGCTTCTCAAGAGCTCAGAAAAATTTGAAAATTAAAATCATTGCCGACGGCGGAGTGAAGAGCCCCGGCGATGTTGCTAAGGCAATTGCGCTTGGTGCTGATATAGTTATGCTTGGCAGAATGCTTTCCGGAACAAGGGAAACTCCTGGTGAAGTAATTAAGTACAATGGACAACTCTGGAAAAAGTATCGCGGCTCAGCATCCTTTGGAGTAAAAATGAGAAATGAGTTTATTGAAGGTGAAGAAACAATGGTTGCATACAAAGGCGCTGTTAAAAATGTAATTGATGGAATTTCTGACGGACTTAAAAGTTCTATGAGTTATATGAATTGCCTTAATTTAAATGAATTACGAAAAACCGAAACTTTTGCAGTATTAAGCAACAGCTCATTTTTAGAAAGACTACCGCGAATTTAATTATTCAAATGCCGGGAGAGGAATTTTTAGTAATGTTTTTAAAATGAATCTTCCGGTATTAAAGTTTACTGTTCTTAAGTCTAAGTGAATTACTTATTACAGATACTGAGCTAAGAGACATTGCTAATGCAGCAAACATTGGATTAAGCATTCCTAATGCAGCAAGGGGAATCCCGATTACATTATAAATAAATGCCCAGAAAAGGTTTTGTTTAATAACGCTGATTGTTTTGTTGGAAAGTTTTATTGCTTTTAAAACGCCTTTAAGATCACCGCTTAATAACACAACACCGGCGCTTTCAATTGCAACATCTGTCCCTGTACCAATTGCAATTCCTATATCGCTTTGTGCCAATGCAGGGGCATCATTTATACCATCACCAACCATAACTACTTTTTTATTTTCAGACTGCAATTCTTTTATCTTTAATAATTTGTTATGAGGCGTAACCTCTGCAAAATATTTTTCAATTCCAGCCAGTGCTGCAATTTTTTTTGTAGTGTTTTCGTTATCCCCTGAAGAAAGAACAGGAGTTACATTAATCTTTTTCAACCCGTCAATTACTTCTTTTGAAGTTGGTTTAATTGAATCAACTACAGTTACGAATCCTTTCAATTCTTTTTCAACAGCTAAAAAAATTATGGATGTATTCTTTATATTTTCATTTGATAATTCTTTAGAAAACCGTTCAACTGAAATCTTATTTTCCTGCATCAATTGAGCGTTACCTGCAAGAATAACTTTATTGTTGATTTTTGCAATTAGTCCTTTGCCTGATCTGTTTTCAAACTCTTCTGTTTCATAATAATTAACATCTTTATCAGCGGCATAGTCTATAACAGCTTTTGCAAGCGGATGATCGGATCTTTTTTCGAGTGAAGCTAAAACTGAGAAGAATTCTTTCTCAGAAATTCCATCAAAAAAGAAATTTTTTATCGAAAGCTTACCTTCGGTTAAGGTGCCAGTTTTATCAAAGACAATTGTATCTGCTCTGTGCAGTTCTTCAAGACTCTCACCGTCTTTGAACAATATCCCATTATGTGCAGCTTTTCCCATTGCAACTATCAGCGCTGTTGGAGTTGCCAAACCAAGTGCACAGGGGCAGGCAATTATCAAAACAGCAACAAAATTTATTAAAGCAATACTCAAATCTGACTGGGCAAATACTAACCAATAAATAAAAGTTAAGATTGCTATGATAATAACTGAAGGAACAAAGATAGATGCAACTTTATCTGCAATATTTTGTATAGGCGCTTTTGATCCCTGAGCGTCTTCAACAAGTTTTATAATATGACCAAGCACTGAGTTCTTTCCGATATCGGTGATTTCAAATTCAAAGTATCCGTTAGTGTTTATAGTACCGCCGATTACTTTTGAACCGATGATTTTTTCTACCGGCACACTTTCACCGGTTATCATTGATTCGTCAATTGCTGATGAACCGGAAATAATTAAACCATCGGCTGGGATTTTTGCCCCTGGCTTAATTATAATTATATCACCGGTTTTTATTTCGCTTAGTGGTTTTTCAATTTCAAGATTATTCTCTTTTACAAGTGCTGTTTTTGGCTGCAGCTCAAATAGTTTCTTTATTGCTGTACCTGTCTTTGATTTAGCTTTTGCTTCAAGCCATCTTCCTAATAATATTAAAGTAATTATCACTGCAGTCGTATCAAAATAAACATGGCTGATGTTTTGATGATGTGGAAACATTTCTGGAAAAAGTGTAACCAGCAGACTATATGTATAAGCCGAACCAGTTCCAACAGCTACCAGAGAATTCATATCAGCAGTAAAGTGCTTAAGATTTTTCCAGAATATTGAAAAAAATCTTCTGCCGGATATAAATATAACCGGAGTAGTAAGAATGAGTAGAATTTTGTTTATCTGTTCAGCATTTAAATGATTATTCAGAAAAAAATCTTCCCACATTATACCCATATTAATAATTGCAATGGGTATTGTCATAATGATTGAAAAGATAAGATTCTTTTTTAACTCCAGTTGATAATCAGTATTTGATGTTTTTAACTCAGTTTCCGGTATTTCTTCTTTAGTTGTTTCAGTAATATCAAGTTTATATCCAGCATCTTCAATTTTTGCAGCAACATCTTTCAAATCAACCAATTGAGGATCATAATCGAATGAAACTTTTTCTGTTGCCAGATTAACACTGACATTCTTTATTCCCTCAACTTTAGAAACTGTCTTTTCAACTCGGGCAACACAGCTTGCACAAGTCATTCCTTCAACCGGAAGTGATATTTTCTTTACTTCGATCATTATCAATTAATTATTGAATTACTGTATAACCTGCTTCAGTTATCGCTTCTTTTATCTGGGATTCACTTACTTTCTTTTCATCAAATTTTACAATTGCTTCACCGATTTTTACATCAAGACTATCAACATCAAGTTTTTGTATTTCTTTCTTTACTGCCATTACACAATGATTACAGCTCATTCCATCAATTTTAAATGTTGTTTCCATTATTATTCCTTTTTATAATTTTTCTTCGAATCAAATATACTAAAGAATATTTTTTAGGTGATGATTGGAATAATATCTGTGATTTGCATAACCGGAAAATTCAATAAAAGCAAATCGGCATTACTTGGTTTTGGGAGGTTGTTTTTTATCAGAAATTTTGGTTTGAGTGTGTGGATAATTATTACTTGCCGGCTTGAATATTTCAAACTTGTTTTTTTTCTTTTCAGCAATTGTAGGTTCACGTGTCAACGATTTATCTGGACTAAAACTATCATCTGTTTCGATAGACTTTTTAATTAAAACAGAATCCTTACTGGCTTTAGTAATCTCTTTGCTAACATCTTCAGAAGATATTTGCTTTTTTGTGTGGACTAATTGCTTCCGTCTTCTATAGGTAAAATAGGTGGTTACAAGAATGACCAGGCTTATAACTGTAAACCCAAGAAATATA is a window of Ignavibacterium sp. DNA encoding:
- a CDS encoding heavy metal translocating P-type ATPase, which gives rise to MIEVKKISLPVEGMTCASCVARVEKTVSKVEGIKNVSVNLATEKVSFDYDPQLVDLKDVAAKIEDAGYKLDITETTKEEIPETELKTSNTDYQLELKKNLIFSIIMTIPIAIINMGIMWEDFFLNNHLNAEQINKILLILTTPVIFISGRRFFSIFWKNLKHFTADMNSLVAVGTGSAYTYSLLVTLFPEMFPHHQNISHVYFDTTAVIITLILLGRWLEAKAKSKTGTAIKKLFELQPKTALVKENNLEIEKPLSEIKTGDIIIIKPGAKIPADGLIISGSSAIDESMITGESVPVEKIIGSKVIGGTINTNGYFEFEITDIGKNSVLGHIIKLVEDAQGSKAPIQNIADKVASIFVPSVIIIAILTFIYWLVFAQSDLSIALINFVAVLIIACPCALGLATPTALIVAMGKAAHNGILFKDGESLEELHRADTIVFDKTGTLTEGKLSIKNFFFDGISEKEFFSVLASLEKRSDHPLAKAVIDYAADKDVNYYETEEFENRSGKGLIAKINNKVILAGNAQLMQENKISVERFSKELSNENIKNTSIIFLAVEKELKGFVTVVDSIKPTSKEVIDGLKKINVTPVLSSGDNENTTKKIAALAGIEKYFAEVTPHNKLLKIKELQSENKKVVMVGDGINDAPALAQSDIGIAIGTGTDVAIESAGVVLLSGDLKGVLKAIKLSNKTISVIKQNLFWAFIYNVIGIPLAALGMLNPMFAALAMSLSSVSVISNSLRLKNSKL
- the pepF gene encoding oligoendopeptidase F; its protein translation is MKNLIFNTDNSIIEIPTRDQIDERYKWNLSDIYTTDVQWENDFNWVSDNIVKYKTFEGRLNNSSDLLACLKFDEEVGIKLERLNLYAMLSKDSNMRDTRYQRMDGRYKSLYAQILTASSFIKPEILRIDENKITEMLNSNAELRVYKHWFDDLLRFRKHTLDKEQEELLAMADEITQIPYNTYSLFTNADLEFPKVIDEDGNSVEISHSRYYAALYSKDRTYREDAFKAYLSVYRKNANSLSALFNGNIKTNIFYARTRKYKSAREAALFRNNIPLSVYDNLIKSLSDNMEPMYRWALLKKKLLKIDELHPFDVYVTVFDPKLEKKYPYDQAVKLVLDSLKIMGDDYLGSLNKAFENRWIDVYETKAKRSGAYSSGTTFGVHPYVLLNWTDLLNDVFTLAHEMGHNMHSYYTGLTQPYIYANYSIFLAEVASTFNENLLLDHLIKISETSDEKLFLLEKYLNNITTTVYRQVMFAEFEMLTHSKVENGEVLTPDILCKLYKDVYQKYWGDKMIVDEEESYTWARVPHFYYNFYVYQYATGFAASEALAAKVKSEGKPAVNKYLDFLKAGSSDYPINILKNAGVDMNSPEPILTVTKKMNQIIDEVEKLI
- a CDS encoding T9SS type A sorting domain-containing protein; translation: MKKMIIILFLLGSLEFAFGQIASDYFPEQTGYKWNYELIPLDSLNNRVDSLKFYGIDSFYVEAPFNGRDSKIVLTKTGALNTINIQPFIDSLFYSFSGSNGFEYFDPNLLSGLLGNLDSTLGVNFLSFFNSLKGWYSYYRFASTVNQEYVIFSKDTIIAVNSVNYPIRFQLIGKRLSDEIISTDIGSFTCKKFLLERRLSYTQLIPIIIKLFGVEETIWLAPSNWKVKSYIPSTHLNLSWINGPVFTIPGLETNIKDQITNVDDKSVKPLMFELYQNYPNPFNPLTKIKYSLLNSEFVLLKVFDILGNEIKILVSEIKPAGIHEVVFEAENNLASGTYFYELKVGGQVNSRKMILIK
- a CDS encoding cation transporter, producing METTFKIDGMSCNHCVMAVKKEIQKLDVDSLDVKIGEAIVKFDEKKVSESQIKEAITEAGYTVIQ
- a CDS encoding guanosine monophosphate reductase, producing MKVYSKTELNSYSQSLTYDDISLIPTQISRIKSRTEASTNCNFLGLKLTVPVISSPMDSVTGIEMAKELTKLGSLGIINRFDSSLDAVLNAKNGKGIKAVSIALNTDLKTIEKIAEKKYLICIDTANANNKEVLKKTEAIKKKFDVKVIVGNIAHGDSLHQLENAGADAVRVGIGSGSVCTTSIQTGIGIGQVSSLLNICFSRAQKNLKIKIIADGGVKSPGDVAKAIALGADIVMLGRMLSGTRETPGEVIKYNGQLWKKYRGSASFGVKMRNEFIEGEETMVAYKGAVKNVIDGISDGLKSSMSYMNCLNLNELRKTETFAVLSNSSFLERLPRI